In Helianthus annuus cultivar XRQ/B chromosome 9, HanXRQr2.0-SUNRISE, whole genome shotgun sequence, the following are encoded in one genomic region:
- the LOC110875386 gene encoding toll/interleukin-1 receptor-like protein produces the protein MVSTLASSSRTYPTPAVRYDVFLSFRGEDTRHSFRDHLYEALLQSGFRTFRDNDEIDRSQQLKPEIETAIMESRASIVVLSANYANSRWCLDELCLILQQMKNCNHFVLPVFYHVDPSDVRNQTGSFTFERSVWTSVANLTTNFLKCLACLGIEVNKESKWTEVNMRRWKGALTEVANLIGFDFSRYICFLSIHVYNYGCKRTDRLTNSS, from the coding sequence ATGGTTTCTACTTTAGCATCTTCTTCCCGCACATATCCCACTCCTGCTGTTAGGTatgacgtgttcctaagcttcaGAGGAGAAGACACTCGTCATAGTTTTAGAGATCATCTCTATGAAGCATTACTCCAATCAGGTTTTCGCACTTTCAGAGACAATGATGAAATCGACAGAAGTCAACAACTCAAGCCAGAAATAGAGACTGCAATAATGGAATCAAGGGCTTCAATAGTTGTGTTGTCGGCGAACTATGCTAATTCTAGATGGTGTCTTGATGAGCTTTGTTTGATCCTCCAGCAAATGAAGAACTGCAATCATTTCGTTTTACCTGTTTTTTATCATGTGGATCCATCAGATGTTAGGAACCAAACAGGAAGTTTCACTTTTGAAAGGTCTGTCTGGACATCTGTTGCTAATTTGACTACCAACTTTTTAAAATGTTTGGCATGTTTGGGAATAGAAGTAAATAAAGAGTCAAAATGGACAGAGGTTAATATGAGGCGGTGGAAGGGAGCACTAACGGAGGTTGCTAATTTGATTGGCTTCGACTTTTCACGGTATATATGCTTTCTCTCTATTCATGTCTATAATTACGGCTGTAAACGAACTGATCGTTTAACAAACAGTTCGTGA